From Leifsonia sp. fls2-241-R2A-40a, one genomic window encodes:
- a CDS encoding CbiX/SirB N-terminal domain-containing protein yields the protein MTGLVLAASHGTSSPEGQAAVRRLVERVADSLPVRVVGCHVDVEQPDVPTALGQSSNEVDHATIVPLLLSAGYHVFVDLAESADASPVPTTVAPALGPDPRLAAVLAQRLTEAGLRPDDSIVLAAAGSTDTRAVGDCERMGELLGSHLGRPVSVGFISAAAPRLADAVSAARSRNPGRRVLIATYLLAPGYFASLAGQAGGDVVTAPLLTAEHTPLELVEIVMARAVLATA from the coding sequence GTGACCGGGTTGGTCCTCGCCGCCTCACACGGCACCTCCTCGCCAGAGGGCCAGGCCGCCGTCCGCCGCCTGGTGGAGCGCGTCGCGGACAGCCTGCCCGTGCGAGTCGTCGGCTGCCACGTCGACGTCGAGCAGCCGGATGTCCCGACCGCCCTCGGGCAGTCGTCGAACGAGGTCGACCACGCGACGATCGTTCCCCTCCTGCTCTCGGCCGGCTACCACGTCTTCGTCGACCTCGCCGAGAGCGCAGACGCCTCCCCCGTCCCGACGACCGTGGCTCCCGCGCTCGGGCCCGACCCGCGACTCGCGGCCGTCCTCGCCCAACGGCTCACGGAAGCCGGCCTGCGACCCGACGACTCCATCGTGCTGGCCGCCGCCGGTTCCACGGATACACGAGCAGTGGGAGACTGCGAGCGGATGGGCGAGCTGCTCGGATCGCACCTGGGCAGGCCCGTCTCCGTCGGATTCATCTCCGCCGCAGCGCCCCGCCTGGCCGATGCAGTCTCCGCCGCCCGGTCTCGAAACCCCGGCCGGCGGGTCCTCATAGCCACGTACCTGCTGGCCCCCGGCTACTTCGCGTCACTTGCCGGGCAGGCGGGAGGAGACGTGGTCACAGCTCCCCTGCTGACGGCGGAGCACACACCGCTGGAGCTCGTCGAAATCGTCATGGCCCGCGCGGTGCTCGCCACTGCCTGA